The genomic interval CCGAAAAATCCTAACTTAACATTATCTTTTCCTAATATCTTAGCAAATTTTAATAGCAATGATCCTGATCCACATGCTGGATCATATACTTTTTCAACCTTCTCTTTATCCGGTATAACTTTATTCCCATTTTTATCAACTGTTTCATTACCAAAATCAATTAATGTTAGTTTTGTTAGTAACTCACTTACTTCTTGTGGAGTAAAAAACTCTCCTCCCGACTTTCCTGCATTTGCTGCATACATTGTCATCAAGAACTCATATGCATCTCCAAATGCATCAATTGTGTTATCCTCATATTTTCCAAGTCTTAGTTTATCAACTGCAGTTATAAGTTTTCTTAACTTGTCATTTTTCTCAATAACCGTTCGACCCAGTTTATTTGAGTTAACATCGATATCATCAAACAAACCTTTTAGGTTGTCTTCAGATTCAGTTCCTTGTGCGGATTTTTCAATATTCTTAAATATGTTTTCTAAAGTTATATTTAGATCTTCATCGTTTTTTGCTTTTTTAGCCACATTTGAGAAAAGTTCACTAGGCAAAATAAAAAAACCCTTCTCATCTACAACTTGCTTACTTGCAGATTCAGCTACTTCATCTGACAAATTCTCATAATTAAATTCTTTATATCCTGAAGCTTTTTCGTTTTTATTTAGGTATGTAACCAGATTCTCTGAAATGAATCTATAGAATAGCATTCCAAGTACATATTGCTTAAAATCCCATCCATCAACAGAACCTCTAAGGTCGTTGGCAATTTGCCATATCGTTTTATGTAATTGTGCTCTTTCGCGTTCTTTTTGATTTGACATAATATCTCTCCTAATTTTAATAATCACAATATCAGCCTAAAGTGCTAATAACATTTTAGCTACTTTTGTCCTAATTATAACATTTATAGGTTCACTTTTAAATGAAATTTTGTCAAGTTGCATTCACTTTAGAGTCTACTCTTCTGAATACTGCTTAATTATCATAAAAATGAAATCATATATTCTAGCCTTTGAATAATTCTTATTGCTATCTAGTATGTAACCATATCCAAATCAAATATGAAAGAATCGAAATGAAGATAGACTTATACCAAAATGAATATTTAGCCCCTATATTAGAAGATGATATTATTAAGGATTTTAAGTTTGAGGATTTACTTAGCCATCTATCTGATATACAACAAAAATATAGCAACAAGAATTAATGTGAAAATCTATAAGATAATTTACATGCTAAGAACTTGTGAATTTATAATATAAAATACATTGTAAATTTAAAAATTGTTGTAAATTTGTTGTAAAAAACAAAATAAAAAAAGTCGGAACTTTCTCCAACTCTAATTTCTTATCTATATTTAAATAAAAATGGTGCTGGTAGACGGACTTGAACCGTCAACCTCTTCCTTACCATGGAAGTACACTACCTTTGTGTTATACCAGCATCAACATTTCCATTAGTAATAATATCAAATTTCACAGATTTAGTCTAGTAATAAGCATACTTTTTTTATAAAAAATAGTTCTTTTTAAAATTAAATAATTATATCAGAAACATTTAATTCACAAGTTAAACAATGGTCTGTTTCATTAAATCCCATTTTTTGATAGTAATTTCTAGCGATTTTATTATCAACTCCAACATAAAGTCTAACTCTCCATAAATCTAACTGCTTAGCAAGTTTAAAAACTTCTTTCATTAATAATTTGGCAACTCCATGTCTTCTATATTCTGGTATTGTCCATAATTCATCGATATATAACAATCCTTTTCTTGGGTCTGGTTTAGGTATTATAATCGCATTAATATATCCAACAAATTGATTATCCATACAAGCTGCATAAATAAAGAAAGTATCAGAATCTAATACATGATATTGTTCCATAAATTGTTTCATATCATTATTATCATAATAAGTTAAATCTTTGCTTTCTTTTTTTGTTCTCCTATGTTCGATTAATTTAGTAAACTCCG from Mycoplasmatota bacterium carries:
- a CDS encoding GNAT family N-acetyltransferase, which encodes MLISIKRITKENYSEFTKLIEHRRTKKESKDLTYYDNNDMKQFMEQYHVLDSDTFFIYAACMDNQFVGYINAIIIPKPDPRKGLLYIDELWTIPEYRRHGVAKLLMKEVFKLAKQLDLWRVRLYVGVDNKIARNYYQKMGFNETDHCLTCELNVSDIII